GCGTCGAACGCGGCCACGAGGTAGCGGTCGACGAGGCGCGCGCGCGGCTCGGGCTCGGCGGCCGCGACGACGATGAGCATCTGGTCGGCGTTCGCGACGATCACGCGCTCGACGGCGTCGGAGTCGTCGGCGCTCCGGCGCAGGAGGGTCCGGCGCGGGGCGATGCGGACGATGCGGGAGAGGCTGCCCTCGTCGCCCGACGTGTCGCCCACGATGTCGACGCGATCGTTCGTGACCACGGCCTTCTTGCCGAGCTCCCGGGCGCGCGTGGCGATCAGCGTGTGCTCGTCAGGGGTGTCCTCGCCCACGAGGACGCCGAAGCGGCCGCGGTCGACCGTGAGCACGCGGCCCTCGACGGAGTCCGTGTGGCCGGGCCGCTGCTTGCTGCGCGGCTTGTTCCCCTTGGGGTTCGGCCGGACGCGCACCGAGGACTCGTCGTAGGCGTCCCAGACGCCGTCGTCCTGCTCGGGATCCGCGAGCCAGCTCACAGGAGGCCGCCGAGCCCGCCCGCGGCGCCCGGCCCGGTGATGCCGCCGAGGGCGAGGGGCTCGACGGCCGCGCGCGGCGCACGGCCGAGGAGCGGTCCGAGCCAGAGCTCCGGGAACTCGGGCAGGGTCTTCGCGGTCGTGCCGATGTCGTCGATCTCCACGCCCGGCACGGCCAGGCCGACGATCGCGCCGGCGGTCGCCATGCGGTGGTCCTCGTACGCGCGCCACGGGCCGCCGTGCAGCGGGGCGGGCTCGATCGCGAGGCCGTCATCGAGCTCGGTGACGGATCCGCCGAGCCCGGTGATCTCCGCCGCCAGCGCCGCGAGCCGGTCCGTCTCGTGTCCCCGCAGGTGCCCGATGCCCGTGATGCGGCTGGGTCCGTCGGCGAGGGCCGCGAGCGCGACCAGCGCGGGCGCCAGCTCGCCGCCCGTGCTGAGGTCGAGGTCGACGCCCGGGATGCGGCCGCCCGCCGCGAGCCCGGGGCCGCCGTCCACGACGAGCGCGTCGCCCTCGCGCGTGACGGTGGCGCCGAAGCGCGGCAGCAGGTGCGCGAGGTCCGCGCCGACCTGCGTCGTCTCCTCGGGCCAGCCGGGGATCGCGACCCGTCCGCCCGCGACGAGCGCGGCGGCGAAGAAGGGCGCGGCGTTGGAGAGGTCGGGCTCGATGCGCACCTCGCGGCCGGCGATGGGGGAGGAGGGCACGACCCAGAGGCCGGGCTCCGGGCTCTGGACCACGACGCCGCGCTCGGCGAGCGTGCGGATCGTCATCTCGATGTGCGGCATGCTCGGCAGCGTCGCTCCCGTGTGCCGGAGCCGGAGCCCCTGGGCGAACCGGGGCGCGGCGAGCAGCAGGCCGGAGACGAACTGGCTGGAGGCGGACGCGTCGATGGCGATCTCGCCGCCCGGCACCTCGCCCGTGCCGTAGAGGCTGAACGGCAGCGCGCGACGGCCGTCGTCGTTGACGTCGACCCCGAGCGCCCGGAGCGCCTCGATGGTGCCGGACATGGGACGCCGGCGGGCGCTCGGGTCGCCGTCGAACGAGACCGGGCCGAGGGCCAGCGCGGCGACGGGCGGGAGGAAGCGCATGACGGTGCCGGCGAGGCCGCACTCGATGGTGACGCCGCCCGCGAGCTCCGCCGGGGTGATCCGCAGGTCGGGCCCGAAGGCACCCCCGCCGTCGACCTCCTCGATGACCGTGCCGAGGGATCGCAGGGCCTCGATCATCAGCCGCGTGTCGCGGGAGCGGAGCGGAGCGCGCAGTGTCGACGGGGAGTCCGCGAGGGCGGACAGGACCAGCTCGCGGTTCGTCAGGCTCTTGGACCCCGGCAGCGGCACGGTCGCGTCCAGCGGGCCGTCCGCCACGGGGGCGGCCCACGGGCCGTCGTCCGTCGGCACGGGCGCGTGGGTCGGGTCGTCGTCGTACGGGCTGAAGGTGGGACCGGAATACCTGAAGATCTCCATGGGTTCACCAGAGTACCGGGCAGTCGTCCGGCAGGCCCGGATCCCGGGCCGGGAAGGATCACCCGTGATCACGAGGACAGCACCGGCGGCCCCGTCCGCCGAGCTCGTGCGCGCCGTAGAATCTGCCCTGATGGCCACTTCAGGGAACACCAGTCACGACGCGCCGGCCGACACCACCGGGGGCGCCGCGCCCACCGCATCCGCCGCGCCCGCGGAGCTCGTGGAGGCCGTCGTGCACTCCACCGAGGAGGCCGCCGACCAGCAGGAGGCGGAGCGGGCGGAGGTCGAGGAGCCCCGCAAGGCCCAGCCCGGCGACAACCGCGAGCTCTTCGAGGAGCAGGCGCTCCCGTTCATCGACCAGCTGTACGCCGCGGGCCTGCGCATGACGCGCAATCCCGCCGACGCGCAGGACCTGGTACAGGAGACGTTCGTGAAGGCCTACACGGCCTTCCACCAGTTCAAGCAGGGCACGAACCTCAAGGCCTGGCTGTACCGGATCCTCACGAACACCTTCATCAACAACTACCGCAAGAAGCAGCGAGACCCCTACAACGGCACCATCGACGAGCTCGAGGACTGGCAGCTGGGCGGCGCGACGAGCGCCACGGCGACCACCACGCGCTCCGCCGAGGCCGAGGCCATCGACCACCTCCCGGACAGCACCGTCAAGGACGCGCTGCAGTCCATCCCGGAGGACTTCCGCATGGCCGTCTACTTCGCGGACGTCGAGGGCTTCTCCTACCAGGAGATCGCCGACATCATGAAGACCCCCGTCGGCACCGTCATGAGCCGCCTGCACCGCGGCCGCCGGATGCTGCGGAGCCTGCTTTCCGACTACGCGCGCGAGCGGGGCATCTCCACCGCGCACCTCACTGGAGCGACGAAATGAGCGACTGCGGCTGCGACAAGGCCAAGAAGGATCTCGAGGAGTACCTG
This genomic interval from Clavibacter michiganensis contains the following:
- the aroA gene encoding 3-phosphoshikimate 1-carboxyvinyltransferase; translation: MEIFRYSGPTFSPYDDDPTHAPVPTDDGPWAAPVADGPLDATVPLPGSKSLTNRELVLSALADSPSTLRAPLRSRDTRLMIEALRSLGTVIEEVDGGGAFGPDLRITPAELAGGVTIECGLAGTVMRFLPPVAALALGPVSFDGDPSARRRPMSGTIEALRALGVDVNDDGRRALPFSLYGTGEVPGGEIAIDASASSQFVSGLLLAAPRFAQGLRLRHTGATLPSMPHIEMTIRTLAERGVVVQSPEPGLWVVPSSPIAGREVRIEPDLSNAAPFFAAALVAGGRVAIPGWPEETTQVGADLAHLLPRFGATVTREGDALVVDGGPGLAAGGRIPGVDLDLSTGGELAPALVALAALADGPSRITGIGHLRGHETDRLAALAAEITGLGGSVTELDDGLAIEPAPLHGGPWRAYEDHRMATAGAIVGLAVPGVEIDDIGTTAKTLPEFPELWLGPLLGRAPRAAVEPLALGGITGPGAAGGLGGLL
- a CDS encoding sigma-70 family RNA polymerase sigma factor; this translates as MATSGNTSHDAPADTTGGAAPTASAAPAELVEAVVHSTEEAADQQEAERAEVEEPRKAQPGDNRELFEEQALPFIDQLYAAGLRMTRNPADAQDLVQETFVKAYTAFHQFKQGTNLKAWLYRILTNTFINNYRKKQRDPYNGTIDELEDWQLGGATSATATTTRSAEAEAIDHLPDSTVKDALQSIPEDFRMAVYFADVEGFSYQEIADIMKTPVGTVMSRLHRGRRMLRSLLSDYARERGISTAHLTGATK